One window of Arvicola amphibius chromosome 6, mArvAmp1.2, whole genome shotgun sequence genomic DNA carries:
- the LOC121677222 gene encoding uncharacterized protein LOC121677222, which translates to MTSSIIIQEFNNYFAYVMYGILQGLCDFPYTSLYLILGISLVFHIISLRKWFNNRAKNETSLEMIQSLQTSNEQLVGKINTLERDTINLTHKIQSMPEDIETLSERIHASEINNRNVLKIYDRLMDKVSLQEDNMYGIKIMFTDKMLPLLDKLHTLESSVRSLEQKTGQEIQTLRKSVEKRLEKIEEFIKTDEQGQNVQGQDLASSVHIPDHCEKHVSPGKLNPVPTVKNHTLLDDGIEMEDESKTLVGNRKRMFWQTSINDQRPNLRVCINDIVIEGMIDTGADFNAGSPLGLFLGIHCALCCGELAALGLWVRSSPVLQQIIDEVNVGAGQVITLGR; encoded by the exons atgacTAGTAGCATAATTATCcaggagttcaataattattttgcttatgtcatgtatggtattctgcaaggcttatgtgattttccttatacatccctctatttgattctaggaattagtcttgtttttcatattatctcattaagaaaatggtttaataacagagccaagaatgagacatctttagaaatgatacagtctttacagactagtaatgaacagctagttggaAAAATCAACACTTTGGAGAGAGATACCATTAACTTGACACACAAAATTCAGTCAATGCCAGAGGATATTGAgacattatctgaaagaattcatgctTCTGAAATTAATAATCGGAATGTGTTGAAAATTTATGATAGATTAATGGAtaaggtatctctccaggaagataATATGTATGGCATCAAAATTATGTTCACGGATAAGATGTTACCtttactggacaaacttcataccttggaatcctcagtgaggTCATTAGAACAGAaaactggacaggagattcagactttacgaAAGTCAGTAGAAAAacgattagaaaagattgaggaatttatcaaAACTGATGAACAGGGACAGAACGtccaaggacaggatttagcctcatcagtacacATTCCCGATCACTGTGAaaaacatgtctcaccaggaaaattaaatccAGTGCCTACTGTGAAAAATCATACtcttctggatgatggaatagagatggaggatgaatcaaaaactctagtaggaaataggaaacgtatgttttggcagacttctataaatgatcaaagaccaaatctaagagtgtgtataaatgataTTGTAATTGAGGGGatgatagacacaggtgcagat TTCAATGCTGGGTCTCCACTAGGACTCTTTCTGGGCATCCACtgtgccctgtgttgtggagagcTTGCcgctttgggtctgtgggtcaggtCCAGTCCTGTGCTCCAGCAAATCATAGATGAGGTGAATGTTGGGGCAGGCCAAGTCATAACCCTGGGCAGATAG